One region of Salvia miltiorrhiza cultivar Shanhuang (shh) chromosome 3, IMPLAD_Smil_shh, whole genome shotgun sequence genomic DNA includes:
- the LOC131015795 gene encoding uncharacterized protein LOC131015795: MERFYKRALEPPFIIGKNNDSAKSSRDSFDAKDLPTDPGLRIQILEYNPNIRDEVRRAYISRGPCQPLKHNFPFTTFGKKSRRFNSNWFSEYANWLEYSISKDAAFCLCCYLFKAKSGEQANGDFVGEGFRNWKKGERLKEHGLAFRGDDESKTSTNRGNFLELLNFLADHNDDIKYVINGAPENLKLIAPSIQKDIVNAAATKTINIIMEEIGGSLFSILVDESRDISMKEQMAIVLRFVNKDGCIVERFVGVEHVTSTTALALKEAICCFFSRYNLSISRLRGQGYDGASNMQGAFNGLKALILKENPCAFYIHCFAHQLQLALVAVAKKHILVSALFFSVTSVVNVVGASSKRCDILHQKEAEKIFSALNNGDLVSGRGLNQETTLKRPGDTRWSSHYDTLISLITLFSSTIKVLEIIVEDGVSSEQKGEANNLLGLMQSFDFVFTLHLMRSNLGITNELSKALQRKDQDIVNAMALVKIAKKRLQMMRDEGWDSFYDQVSSFCNKENIDVPNMSDKFVARCRSRRKAPEVTNLHHYRFDVFFSIIDMQLMELNDRFSEANTDLLLSVACLCPDDSFSAFDKHRLINLARFYPQDFSTFQIEALDDQLETYILDMRSTDGFGRLKGIGALAQKMVETKKHEVYPLLYLLITLALILPVATATVERVFSAMNIIKNRLRGRMGDQWMNDSLVVYIEKEIFDSVDNESIMQMFQSMKTRRFQL, encoded by the exons ATGGAAAGATTTTATAAAAGAGCATTGGAACCACCATTTATTATTGGAAAAAATAACGATAGTGCCAAATCAAGTAGGGACAGTTTTGATGCAAAAGACCTTCCTACAGATCCGGGATTAAGAATTCAGATTTTGGAATATAATCCAAATATTCGAGATGAAGTTCGAAGGGCATACATATCGAGGGGTCCTTGTCAACCATTGAAGCATAATTTTCCTTTTACAACCTTCGGGAAAAAATCAAGGCGTTTCAATTCTAATTGGTTTTCTGAATATGCAAATTGGTTGGAGTATAGTATATCCAAAGATGCTGCATTTTGCCTGTGTTGTTATCTCTTTAAAGCAAAATCTGGAGAACAAGCAAATGGAGACTTTGTTGGTGAAGGGTTTAGGAACtggaaaaagggggaaagactGAAAGAACAT GGACTTGCATTCCGCGGTGATGATGAATCAAAGACTTCAACAAATCGGGGTAACTTTCTTGAGCTTTTGAATTTTCTGGCAGATCACAATGATGATATTAAATATGTTATAAATGGTGCTCCTGAAAATCTCAAATTGATAGCACCTAGTATTCAAAAGGATATTGTGAATGCTGCTGCAACGAAAACTATTAATATCATCATGGAAGAGATAGGAGGTTCACTATTTTCTATTCTAGTTGATGAATCCCGCGATATTTCAATGAAAGAGCAGATGGCAATTGTGCTACGTTTTGTGAATAAGGATGGTTGTATAGTTGAAAGGTTTGTCGGTGTTGAACATGTTACTAGCACTACTGCTCTTGCACTAAAAGAAGCAATTTGTTGTTTCTTTTCTAGATATAACTTGAGTATTTCGAGGTTGCGAGGTCAAGGTTATGATGGAGCTAGTAATATGCAGGGTGCGTTTAATGGTTTAAAAGCTCTTATTTTGAAGGAGAATCCATGTGCCTTTTACATTCATTGTTTCGCTCACCAACTTCAACTTGCTCTTGTAGCTGTTGCAAAGAAACATATTCTAGTTTCTGCACTATTCTTCTCAgttactagtgtagtaaatgTTGTTGGTGCTTCTTCCAAAAGGTGTGACATTCTTCACCAAAAAGAAGCTGAGAAAATTTTTAGTGCCCTCAACAATGGTGATCTTGTAAGTGGAAGAGGTTTAAATCAAGAAACTACACTCAAACGCCCAGGTGATACACGATGGAGCTCTCACTATGATACTTTGATTAGTTTGATCACTTTGTTTTCTTCTACAATCAAGGTTCTTGAGATAATTGTGGAAGACGGGGTAAGTTCTGAGCAAAAGGGTGAGGCAAACAATTTATTGGGATTGATGCAGtcgtttgattttgtttttaccTTACATTTGATGAGATCCAACTTAGGAATTACAAATGAATTGTCAAAGGCATTGCAAAGGAAAGATCAAGATATTGTCAATGCCATGGCTCTCGTGAAAATAGCCAAGAAACGACTACAAATGATGAGGGATGAAGGATGGGATTCTTTTTATGATCAAGTTTCTTCCTTTTGTAACAAAGAAAACATCGATGTTCCAAATATGAGTGATAAATTTGTAGCTCGATGCAGGTCAAGGCGTAAAGCTCCTGAAGTTACAAATCTTCATCATTATCGATTTGATGTGTTCTTTTCTATCATAGATATGCAGCTCATGGAGTTAAATGACCGTTTCAGTGAGGCAAATACAGATTTGTTACTTTCTGTTGCATGTTTATGTCCAGATGATTCATTCTCGGCTTTTGATAAGCATAGATTGATTAATCTTGCTAGATTCTACCCTCAAGACTTCTCTACATTTCAGATTGAGGCACTTGATGATCAGCTTGAAACTTATATCCTTGATATGCGTTCTACTGATGGGTTTGGAAGATTAAAAGGTATTGGAGCTCTTGCACAAAAGATGGTTGAGACGAAAAAGCATGAGGTATATCCATTGCTTTATTTGCTTATAACACTAGCTCTTATTCTTCCGGTTGCCACTGCTACAGTTGAAAGGGTATTTTCTGCAATGAATATCATAAAGAATCGTCTACGCGGTCGGATGGGAGATCAGTGGATGAATGATAGTTTGGTTGTATATATTGAGAAAGAGATTTTTGATAGTGTTGATAATGAGTCAATCATGCAAATGTTTCAGTCAATGAAAACTCGCAGatttcaattgtaa
- the LOC131016960 gene encoding uncharacterized protein LOC131016960, whose product MAFPILNLSRTSLKTFVFTALVNMSANCSSDRMKGSSMIPLSSFSLMKCRSISTCLVLSCCTRFSDILIAALLSQKSRLPLLGGKPISVSNLRSHRISVIPLFTPLNSASALDRATTFCFLLLHVTKFPPTKIPDNSQSCLHMLLLGFVHKLTYYSNCICDVGPCMGEIDEFPNKALVFSLIC is encoded by the exons ATGGCATTTCCGATACTTAACTTGTCCAGAACTTCTCTGAAGACTTTTGTGTTTACAGCCTTAGTCAATATGTCAGCCAACTGTTCATCCGATCGTATGAAAGGAAGTTCAATGATCCCACTATCGAGCTTTTCTTTGATGAAATGCCGATCGATCTCCACGTGTTTGGTCCTGTCGTGTTGTACGAGATTTTCAGATATACTAATCGCAGCTTTATTGTCACAGAAGAGCCGACTTCCCCTTCTTGGAGGAAAGCCAATCTCTGTGAGCAATCTCCGAAGCCACAGGATTTCAGTTATCCCACTTTTTACTCCTCTGAATTCTGCCTCTGCACTTGATAGGGCCACTACTTTCTGTTTTTTGCTTCTCCATGTGACCAAATTTCCTCCAACGAAG ATACCGGACAATTCTCAAAGCTGCCTCCATATGCTCCTTCTGGGGTTTGTGCATAAACTGACTTACTATTCCAACTGCATATGTGATGTCGGGCCGTGTATGGGAGAGATAGATGAGTTTCCCAACAAGGCGCTGGTATTTTCCTTGATCTGTTAA